A single region of the candidate division KSB1 bacterium genome encodes:
- a CDS encoding FtsW/RodA/SpoVE family cell cycle protein, translated as MADRGWDKILAGSVVFLTIVGVLMVFSASSYRALEQFNDSTYYLRQHLVKLLIALAAGAVAWRVDYRWFLRYSPLCLAVSIVLLAFVLVHGPTIKGSRRWIMLPFLQLQVSDMAKFALVLFFARTLPNVRERLGDFRRGLLPFLMMAGLIAALVKLEPDTGTAVLLFALAVLLLFLAGARVAHLVLICSIGLTLGAAHTLRHEYQRKRIIGYVQALRGEEVPYHTEQAVIGLGVGGLLGVGLGESKQKLYYLPEPFTDSIFAILGEELGFVGTSAVLAAYLLFMMRGLRIAIRAPSFEAYLLGVGLTAMVGLYALLNVAVMTGLVPATGIPLPFISYGGSNLLVNYAAAGLLLNLSGQARDSFAHYPTRLDYRWRIWRRLSGRDLRPWGRR; from the coding sequence ATGGCCGACCGGGGTTGGGACAAGATACTGGCCGGAAGCGTCGTGTTTCTGACCATCGTGGGCGTATTGATGGTCTTCAGCGCAAGCTCCTACCGCGCCTTGGAGCAGTTCAACGATAGTACCTATTACCTTCGTCAGCATCTGGTGAAGCTCTTGATCGCCCTGGCGGCCGGCGCTGTAGCGTGGAGGGTCGATTACCGCTGGTTTCTCCGCTACTCGCCCTTGTGCCTGGCCGTTTCCATTGTCCTCCTGGCGTTCGTCTTGGTGCACGGGCCGACGATCAAGGGAAGTCGGCGATGGATTATGCTCCCGTTTCTGCAGCTTCAGGTCTCTGACATGGCCAAGTTCGCTCTCGTTCTCTTCTTTGCGCGCACGCTGCCCAATGTGCGGGAGCGCCTCGGGGACTTCCGCCGCGGACTGCTGCCGTTTCTGATGATGGCCGGGCTCATAGCCGCTTTGGTCAAGCTTGAACCCGATACCGGGACTGCGGTTCTCCTTTTTGCCCTTGCTGTTCTCCTCCTCTTCCTGGCGGGGGCTCGGGTCGCGCACCTGGTGCTGATTTGCTCGATCGGATTAACGCTCGGCGCTGCGCACACGCTTCGCCACGAATATCAGCGAAAGCGGATCATCGGCTACGTGCAGGCCCTCCGTGGTGAGGAGGTCCCGTACCACACCGAGCAGGCGGTAATCGGCCTCGGAGTCGGAGGTCTGCTCGGGGTTGGTCTTGGAGAGTCCAAGCAAAAGCTCTATTATCTTCCGGAGCCCTTCACGGACTCCATCTTCGCCATTCTGGGCGAGGAATTGGGGTTCGTCGGGACCTCAGCTGTACTGGCGGCTTACCTGCTCTTCATGATGCGGGGGCTACGGATCGCCATCCGCGCGCCCTCGTTCGAAGCGTACCTGCTGGGCGTGGGATTGACGGCAATGGTGGGCCTGTACGCCCTTCTGAATGTGGCCGTGATGACGGGGCTGGTTCCCGCCACGGGGATCCCCCTGCCGTTCATCAGCTATGGCGGGAGCAATCTGCTGGTGAACTACGCGGCGGCCGGATTACTGCTGAACCTCTCCGGCCAGGCCCGAGACAGTTTTGCCCACTACCCAACTCGGCTCGACTATCGCTGGAGGATATGGCGACGCCTTTCCGGCCGGGACTTGCGGCCTTGGGGTCGCCGGTAA
- the mraY gene encoding phospho-N-acetylmuramoyl-pentapeptide-transferase, whose amino-acid sequence MLYHLLYPLKVYVSGLNLMRYITFRSGAAAITALLISFVLGPWIIRKLREHQIGEEIRKDGPPTHLKKAGTPTMGGLIILASTVAPTLLFARLDNIYVHLILLATVAMGAVGFLDDYLKVVKKKPKGLIGRYKMAGQITLGLIIGSVLYFHPQFAEYRSVTSVPFFKNLEIDFGIFYIPVVVFVITATSNSVNLTDGLDGLAIGLVAIAATAFAGISYVTGRVDFSDYLNIIYLPGTGELTVYCLALVGASLGFLWFNCYPAQVFMGDTGALAIGAAIGTLAVLVKKELLLIIIGGVFVAESLSVMIQVYSFRRWGKRVFRMAPIHHHFEMLGWPEPRVVVRFWIVGVLLALFSLTTFKIR is encoded by the coding sequence ATGCTCTATCATTTGCTCTATCCGCTGAAAGTCTACGTGTCGGGCCTCAACCTCATGCGCTACATTACCTTTCGGTCCGGAGCCGCGGCCATCACCGCGCTGCTCATCAGTTTCGTTCTGGGCCCGTGGATCATCCGTAAGTTGCGCGAGCACCAGATCGGCGAGGAGATTCGCAAGGATGGCCCGCCGACGCACCTCAAGAAGGCCGGTACCCCGACGATGGGCGGCCTGATCATCCTGGCCTCCACCGTGGCCCCGACGCTCCTCTTCGCGCGCCTCGACAATATCTACGTACACCTCATCCTCCTGGCTACCGTGGCGATGGGGGCCGTCGGGTTCCTGGACGACTATCTGAAGGTGGTGAAGAAAAAACCCAAAGGCCTCATCGGCCGCTACAAGATGGCCGGCCAAATCACCCTTGGCCTGATCATCGGCTCAGTGCTCTACTTCCACCCCCAGTTTGCGGAGTATCGCTCGGTCACCAGCGTCCCCTTCTTCAAGAACCTCGAGATCGACTTCGGGATCTTCTACATTCCTGTGGTCGTCTTCGTGATCACAGCCACGTCCAACAGCGTCAATCTGACGGACGGATTGGACGGACTTGCCATCGGGCTGGTGGCCATCGCCGCGACCGCTTTCGCCGGCATCAGCTACGTCACCGGTCGTGTCGACTTCAGCGACTACCTGAACATTATCTACCTTCCCGGCACAGGGGAGCTGACTGTCTACTGCCTGGCCCTTGTGGGGGCCTCCCTTGGCTTCCTGTGGTTCAACTGCTACCCGGCGCAGGTCTTCATGGGTGACACGGGCGCCCTGGCCATCGGAGCAGCCATCGGCACACTGGCGGTGCTCGTTAAAAAAGAGCTGCTCCTGATCATCATCGGCGGGGTCTTCGTAGCCGAGAGCCTGAGCGTGATGATCCAGGTGTACAGTTTCCGCCGCTGGGGCAAGCGGGTGTTCCGTATGGCACCCATTCACCATCATTTTGAGATGCTCGGTTGGCCCGAGCCGCGGGTGGTGGTTCGGTTCTGGATTGTGGGCGTGCTCTTGGCTTTGTTCAGCCTAACCACGTTCAAGATTCGTTGA